From Hoplias malabaricus isolate fHopMal1 chromosome 11, fHopMal1.hap1, whole genome shotgun sequence, a single genomic window includes:
- the zwilch gene encoding protein zwilch homolog, whose translation MRCRVVPEANSFVQFLKSCQDDNKGSWTYQENIKVSKCNNEPLLSIIEGNQSVFICEKELPKHESEETEISEENSLNEEVLVKLEQHDIGPLPLSINRARQLLSWYTMSQNPNMAQVEAHVLHPIWVRCDMSDPAGTSWLGAETVCAGGKPTAVKLYTISCKGATADEASFITVDQLKQEHQNRHHSSAVVTKGWAEYNLFCSVKEESLIIDSQSSVTALFRWTNVEKILESPPLSSSVTLQIKVAVGDIRSPMLQTYRELKFILALAEGLRTGEIEWLEPLDTHSAVDLTRTLIEELENVANAVPGQNLKGSENQKSKTDSGLSFSTMLMERGDLDFTEQLWEKMRKSVSSYQDIVDSLKLVIKAVRFGQIKPWVHRDSSSSLSKLIVQSYQQQVDTVALTGLTPAIMLLEMGLDKMRKDYINYLVGKELTTLNHLSYYLSSDVDLQEQVIRLKKLHHLLEILGTCSSFLSLPHERLFFFTQSCLQYYKTAPYNEEHVFEMQIKPALISHFYQTEQPTSWAVEVSSGQGSRDVKTSWHLSDKPLVDHVIFDSGLPLEVSVSAENEKISYFRTMVCCSQVNFI comes from the exons cTGCCAAAACATGAGTCTGAGGAAACCGAAATCTCAGAGGAAAACAGCCTCAACGAAGAAGTGTTGGTTAAACTGGAGCAGCATGACATTGGACCACTACCTCTCTCCATCAATAGAGCAAG ACAGCTGCTTTCCTGGTACACTATGTCTCAGAACCCCAACATGGCCCAGGTGGAAGCCCATGTTCTGCACCCTATCTGGGTACGCTGTGACATGTCTGACCCTGCTGGCACTTCCTGGCTTGGAGCAGAGACAGTCTGTGCTGGAGGCAAGCCAACAGCAGTCAAGCTGTACACAATCAGCTGCAAAG gGGCAACAGCAGATGAGGCCTCATTCATCACAGTGGACCAACTTAAACAAGAGCATCAGAACAGACATCATTCCTCCGCA GTGGTGACAAAAGGCTGGGCTGAGTACAACCTCTTCTGCTCAGTGAAGGAGGAGAGCCTGATTATTGATTCTCAGAGCAGTGTAACAGCCTTGTTCAGATGGACTAATGTAGAGAAGATCCTAGAATCCCCTCCCCTGTCATCATCGGTCACTCTA CAAATCAAGGTGGCAGTTGGAGACATCAGGAGCCCAATGCTTCAGACCTACAGAGAATTGAAATTCATCCTG gCACTTGCTGAAGGATTGAGGACCGGGGAGATTGAGTGGTTGGAACCACTGGATACCCACTCTGCTGTGGACTTAACTAGAACATTAATTGAGG AGCTGGAGAATGTTGCGAATGCCGTACCAGGCCAGAATTTAAAAGGATCTGAG AACCAGAAGTCCAAGACAGACTCAGGACTAAGCTTCAGCACAATGTTAATGGAGAGAGGAGACTTGGACTTCACAGAGCAACTCTGGGAGAAGATGAGGAAAA GTGTGTCCTCATATCAAGACATAGTAGATTCTCTGAAATTAGTCATCAAAGCTGTGCGATTTGGTCAGATTAAACCTTGG GTTCATAGGGACAGCAGCAGCTCTCTAAGTAAGCTAATTGTGCAGTCATACCAGCAGCAGGTGGACACTGTGGCTCTCACTGGTCTTACTCCTGCCATTATGCTCCTGGAGATGGGACTGGACAAGATGAGGAAAGACTACATTAACTACCTCGTCG GAAAAGAGCTGACAACACTCAACCATCTG AGCTACTACCTGAGTAGCGATGTGGACCTGCAGGAGCAGGTGATAAGGTTGAAGAAACTGCACCACCTACTGGAGATCCTGGGCACCTGCAGCAGCTTCCTCAGCCTTCCTCATGAGCGCCTCTTTTtcttcactca ATCATGTTTGCAGTACTACAAGACAGCACCCTATAATGAAGAGCATGTATTTGAGATGCAAATCAAACCTGCTCTCATCAGCCACTTCTACCAGAC ggagCAGCCAACATCCTGGGCAGTGGAAGTTTCCAGTGGACAGGGCTCAAGAGACGTCAAGACCTCCTGGCATCTCAGTGATAAACCATTAGTGGATCATGTCATTTTTGACTCAG GTCTACCACTGGAGGTCTCAGTGAGTGCAGAGAATGAGAAGATCTCCTACTTCAGAACTATGGTGTGCTGCAGTCAAGTCAACTTCATTTAG
- the lctlb gene encoding lactase-like b isoform X3, translating to MVNYFNDYANLCFERFGNRVKHWITFNNPWAHAKVWHTYDNQWRNKQNGVVGISLSGDWGEPVDITNQKDIEAAERYVQFYMGWFATPIFHGDYPQVMKDFVGRKSAQQGLGTSRLPTFSSQEKSYVKGTCDFLGVGHFTTRYITQKSHHTGRGSTYFTDRDLAELVDPRWPDPGSEWLYSVPWGFRRLLNFIKTQYGNPMIYITENGVSEKMRCTELCDDWRMQYYKDYINEMLKDPLTSHMEMVTEIVVPTVCTLCILISAIFLMFLLSRRN from the exons ATGGTTAACTACTTTAATGATTACGCCAACCTCTGCTTTGAGAGGTTTGGAAACCGTGTGAAACACTGGATAACATTCAATAACCCATGG GCACATGCCAAAGTTTGGCATACGTATGATAATCAGTGGCGAAACAAACAAAATG GTGTGGTGGGCATATCTTTGTCTGGGGACTGGGGAGAGCCTGTGGATATTACCAACCAGAAGGATATAGAAGCAGCTGAGAGATATGTCCAGTTCTATATGGGCTGGTTTGCGACTCCCATCTTCCATGGAGACTACCCTCAAGTCATGAAGGACTTTGTAG GCAGGAAGAGTGCTCAGCAGGGTTTAGGAACATCTCGACTCCCCACCTTCTCCTCTCAGGAGAAGAGTTATGTTAAAGGCACTTGTGATTTCCTGGGAGTGGGGCATTTCACCACACGCTACATCACACAGAAGAGCCACCATACAGGCAGAGGCAGCACCTATTTCACTGATAGAGACCTGGCTGAGCTGGTGGACCCCCGTTGGCCTGATCCTGGGTCAGAATGGCTCTACTCTGTGCCATGGGGCTTCCGTCGTTTGCTCAACTTCATCAAG ACTCAGTATGGGAACCCAATGATCTACATCACTGAAAATGGAGTCTCTGAAAAGATGAGGTGCACAGAGCTCTGTGATGACTGGAGGATGCAGTATTACAAGGACTACATTAACGAGATGCTCAAAG ATCCATTGACCAGCCACATGGAGATGGTAACAGAGATTGTGGTCCCCACTGTGTGCACCCTCTGCATTTTGATCAGTGCCATTTTTCTCATGTTCCTCCTTAGCAGGCGCAACTAG
- the lctlb gene encoding lactase-like b isoform X2 translates to MVNYFNDYANLCFERFGNRVKHWITFNNPWSVAVEGYETGEHAPGLKLRGTGAYRAAHHIIKAHAKVWHTYDNQWRNKQNGVVGISLSGDWGEPVDITNQKDIEAAERYVQFYMGWFATPIFHGDYPQVMKDFVGRKSAQQGLGTSRLPTFSSQEKSYVKGTCDFLGVGHFTTRYITQKSHHTGRGSTYFTDRDLAELVDPRWPDPGSEWLYSVPWGFRRLLNFIKTQYGNPMIYITENGVSEKMRCTELCDDWRMQYYKDYINEMLKDPLTSHMEMVTEIVVPTVCTLCILISAIFLMFLLSRRN, encoded by the exons ATGGTTAACTACTTTAATGATTACGCCAACCTCTGCTTTGAGAGGTTTGGAAACCGTGTGAAACACTGGATAACATTCAATAACCCATGG TCAGTGGCAGTAGAAGGCTATGAAACAGGAGAACATGCTCCAGGCTTGAAGCTCAGAGGTACTGGGGCCTACAGAGCTGCTCACCACATCATCAAG GCACATGCCAAAGTTTGGCATACGTATGATAATCAGTGGCGAAACAAACAAAATG GTGTGGTGGGCATATCTTTGTCTGGGGACTGGGGAGAGCCTGTGGATATTACCAACCAGAAGGATATAGAAGCAGCTGAGAGATATGTCCAGTTCTATATGGGCTGGTTTGCGACTCCCATCTTCCATGGAGACTACCCTCAAGTCATGAAGGACTTTGTAG GCAGGAAGAGTGCTCAGCAGGGTTTAGGAACATCTCGACTCCCCACCTTCTCCTCTCAGGAGAAGAGTTATGTTAAAGGCACTTGTGATTTCCTGGGAGTGGGGCATTTCACCACACGCTACATCACACAGAAGAGCCACCATACAGGCAGAGGCAGCACCTATTTCACTGATAGAGACCTGGCTGAGCTGGTGGACCCCCGTTGGCCTGATCCTGGGTCAGAATGGCTCTACTCTGTGCCATGGGGCTTCCGTCGTTTGCTCAACTTCATCAAG ACTCAGTATGGGAACCCAATGATCTACATCACTGAAAATGGAGTCTCTGAAAAGATGAGGTGCACAGAGCTCTGTGATGACTGGAGGATGCAGTATTACAAGGACTACATTAACGAGATGCTCAAAG ATCCATTGACCAGCCACATGGAGATGGTAACAGAGATTGTGGTCCCCACTGTGTGCACCCTCTGCATTTTGATCAGTGCCATTTTTCTCATGTTCCTCCTTAGCAGGCGCAACTAG
- the lctlb gene encoding lactase-like b isoform X1 has product MVNYFNDYANLCFERFGNRVKHWITFNNPWSVAVEGYETGEHAPGLKLRGTGAYRAAHHIIKAHAKVWHTYDNQWRNKQNGVVGISLSGDWGEPVDITNQKDIEAAERYVQFYMGWFATPIFHGDYPQVMKDFVGRKSAQQGLGTSRLPTFSSQEKSYVKGTCDFLGVGHFTTRYITQKSHHTGRGSTYFTDRDLAELVDPRWPDPGSEWLYSVPWGFRRLLNFIKTQYGNPMIYITENGVSEKMRCTELCDDWRMQYYKDYINEMLKAIRDGVNVKGYTAWSLLDKFEWDEGFSERFGLYYVDFKNKNKPRYPKASVQYFKQIINFNGFPNQREVEDWKRKALEMCSTSNQLLAADPLTSHMEMVTEIVVPTVCTLCILISAIFLMFLLSRRN; this is encoded by the exons ATGGTTAACTACTTTAATGATTACGCCAACCTCTGCTTTGAGAGGTTTGGAAACCGTGTGAAACACTGGATAACATTCAATAACCCATGG TCAGTGGCAGTAGAAGGCTATGAAACAGGAGAACATGCTCCAGGCTTGAAGCTCAGAGGTACTGGGGCCTACAGAGCTGCTCACCACATCATCAAG GCACATGCCAAAGTTTGGCATACGTATGATAATCAGTGGCGAAACAAACAAAATG GTGTGGTGGGCATATCTTTGTCTGGGGACTGGGGAGAGCCTGTGGATATTACCAACCAGAAGGATATAGAAGCAGCTGAGAGATATGTCCAGTTCTATATGGGCTGGTTTGCGACTCCCATCTTCCATGGAGACTACCCTCAAGTCATGAAGGACTTTGTAG GCAGGAAGAGTGCTCAGCAGGGTTTAGGAACATCTCGACTCCCCACCTTCTCCTCTCAGGAGAAGAGTTATGTTAAAGGCACTTGTGATTTCCTGGGAGTGGGGCATTTCACCACACGCTACATCACACAGAAGAGCCACCATACAGGCAGAGGCAGCACCTATTTCACTGATAGAGACCTGGCTGAGCTGGTGGACCCCCGTTGGCCTGATCCTGGGTCAGAATGGCTCTACTCTGTGCCATGGGGCTTCCGTCGTTTGCTCAACTTCATCAAG ACTCAGTATGGGAACCCAATGATCTACATCACTGAAAATGGAGTCTCTGAAAAGATGAGGTGCACAGAGCTCTGTGATGACTGGAGGATGCAGTATTACAAGGACTACATTAACGAGATGCTCAAAG CCATCCGGGATGGTGTGAATGTGAAGGGCTATACTGCATGGTCTCTTCTGGATAAGTTTGAATGGGACGAGGGCTTCTCCGAGAGGTTCGGACTGTACTACGTGGACTTTAAGAATAAGAATAAACCCCGCTACCCGAAGGCCTCTGTTCAGTACTTTAAACAGATCATCAACTTCAACGGATTCCCAAATCAGAGAGAG GTTGAGGACTGGAAGAGGAAAGCTTTGGAGATGTGTTCCACCAGCAACCAGCTCTTGGCTGCAG ATCCATTGACCAGCCACATGGAGATGGTAACAGAGATTGTGGTCCCCACTGTGTGCACCCTCTGCATTTTGATCAGTGCCATTTTTCTCATGTTCCTCCTTAGCAGGCGCAACTAG
- the snapc5 gene encoding snRNA-activating protein complex subunit 5 codes for MLSRLQELKKEEETLLKIKVMLQDQLNRLKFEEGALKSLINAQSEENPTEPATPEVEVNPDDKSEINQTKLVLGAPTDYEMEEEEEDDDEDEDDDDDLDMVLEEEDDDY; via the exons ATGCTGAGTCGCTTGCAGGAGCTCAAAAAGGAAGAGGAGACTCTTCTGAAAATCAAAGTCATGCTGCAGGATCAGCTAAACAGACTGAAG TTTGAAGAAGGAGCTTTGAAATCACTGATCAATGCCCAGTCTGAGGAGAACCCAACAGAACCTGCTACGCCTGAG GTCGAAGTCAATCCAGATGACAAGAGTGAGATCAACCAGACCAAGCTAGTTTTGGGTGCTCCCACCGACTATGAaatggaggaagaagaggaagacgACGAcgaagatgaagatgatgatgacgatcTTGACATGGTGCTAGAAGAGGAAGACGATGACTACTGA